The genomic interval AATGGTCGCACCCGGAATCTCACCggttttgtgtttgtctccAGGCTCCTCTGAGAATCCCGCGGCAGGTGAAAACGCTTCTGACCAAGGTAGATGACTTTTTGTGTCGCATATTGGGGAAATACAGCCTACGTTTTTCCTCAAGCATGCATTTTATCGGCGACCCTCAACGCTTGCGTCTTGCGCGTGCTCTTCGTTCGGTTGATTTTTCTCTTAGGAGTCAGAGCAGGTTAGAAATCTCCACCTTTTCTGTAACTCTAAACTACTGTCAAGTACAAACGTTTTAATTTCTAGTAACGTTGAAGCGCTGCGATATATTTTTTGCTAAGcaatgacagttttttttatatattaagaattatttaaaaaataaaaatgtgacttctaatcatatattaaattaaattaattctgtcatttcACAGTCAACcgtttataatttaataaatgtcaaatgattgcatttttattggaAGAAGTTGAGCGTTAAAATATTGCGcttacaaataaaacagttatgaTGCATGTTAACCCAAACGCTTCATGATTATTTTGcgcttaaaaatgtatatagcGCTTTATTCAATACAGAgagtttcaaagcagcttcacattaATAAATGGGAGGGCAAAAAAGCTCATTAATATCCGAATAGAATCCGAATTCGGCTGAGCTCTGTAAAGACAATTGTCATTCTTCAGCTCAAGTAAGTTCAGTGTTGGCTCTGTTCATTTCAACAACGGAGTGAAGTTCATTAATTCGGCTATAAATAGCTCTACTGAAGAAGACAACAGTGTCATTATTCCAGTCGGTTCAGCGTTGAAGAGCCCGAGCTGTTCAATTAAAGGTTAGACGGTGAAAACGTACCCCATATAGCATGACAACAAGCCCTTCCGGACCACAGTTTGACTAGAACAGCAACACTGGGTATTTTGGCAGGAACTTGACCCAACAATTATTTGGTGATCATCCCAGATCTTTAGGCAAACCACTTGGACGCTTCACACATACGTGTTTTTAGAAGAGCTATTCGAAATAtccatgcatattttaattatgctCATAGCTTGCTCGTGTTTGCCAGGAAACTAAACCTCACATTCAGGAGCTGTCGGTCCAGACCACCATCATTTCCAGCTATGCCTTCACTGCGGTGTCTTGCAGCATGCTCAACAGACACTCGGCCGCCGCCAAGGGGGTGTTTCAGTTCCTCGTCCCCACCGCGGCGTACGTCTCCAACTTTACCATGTGAGTGGGGAAACGTATACAAATCGTACTTTCATTTGAGAAGTCGAAATGCTTTCGCGTTGACGTTTTTTCGTGGCGTTAATGCAAATTCTCGTTTGCGAAGGATCGTGGGCGGACGAGTGTTTCCCAGCCAGGTGAAGGCCAAAGAGAAAAAGATGCAGAAGGAAGGTGGAGAAAACAACGGCAAGAAGAACAAGAGCGCACCGGAGCAGAGGTGAAGATGGGTCTCCTTCGCACGTTTATGCCGTTGAATTGAATGCGTATTTATTCAGGAAGCTAGCTATGATTATTTCCACTGTTTAACTAAACTGCTCAAGAAACTGTGACTTGAGTTGGACTGAAAGAGAAAAGCGACCTCAGAAGAGCGCCCCTAGTGGCAAGCCTGAGAACCCAACATGTCCCAATGAATGAGTTTTAAGTTTTGAGCCTTCTGTTGTTCGAAAATGATATTGTTAAAGGCATTCGATTCGCTTGTAAGCGAGCGGACGGGAAGATGCTGAGATATTTTCTTCCGAAGATCGAGCTTTATTGAAACGTGGTTTGACAAATCTTGGCGAGAGGTTAAGATTTCAAGAGCATTGTTTTCCCTTTCAGTAAGGGTGAGATGGAGGCGTTTCAAATGGAAGTAACAATTCCTGGACGCAACCGTGCGGTCTTCCTCCTGACCTACGAGGAGCTGCTGCAGAGACGACTGGGCCGCTATGAGCATGTGACCAGTGTTCGGCCAAAGCAATTGGTCAGCAGACTCAGCGTGGGCGTTACCATAGTGGAGCACTCTCGCTTCACTTACCTAGAAGTCTTACCTCTACGAAATGGCAAGACTGCATCTTCCAATGGAAACGGTAAAGCAGATGTTAACCAGCTGCATCCAATTTGATTCTTGAGTATGTATTAAGATATGCTGTCACTGGTATGGTTtcaaatatttgacaatattgcAACATTTAACCTCAAAAACTGCAAGATAGATGGCACCAGTTCCAGTTACATTTCTTCCACTTTTGCCTGtttaaagtgcccttattaTGGTTCGTAGTTTAGTTTTGGGCACGcgaggtcaaaaaacactttcagtgtcttttaatatagatttatgTTTACCATATTTGTTCAACGGATCCCAAACGATTcctttaatgattcatttttccaaatccctcgtgtgattggttgatttaataaaaaaaaaaaaaaagtgtttgtgagcttttaactcTCCAaaacaggggcactttaaaggaGTAAAGACCTATTAATAAAACGACAACAGCAACATGAAAATCCCTTTTCAGGCAAGTTAGTTGAAGTTATCAAATGTAAAAGCAGTATGCGAGTATCATTTGTTTACACCCAGGTAAAGCAGGACCACCAGTTTCCACATTAATCAAGCAAAACGAAACCTTCTGCAAGATCAGCTTCACTCCTAGCATCGTCCAGCAGGCCAAGATTGCCAACAACGGCATGCTGGGAGAATTTGTGGTGCGTTATGATGTAGAGAGAGAAATCGGCATCGGCGATATACAGGTACAAATACACCCGTACACTTTTATTGTATGTTATTATCCCATGCACGTTATCCATGGAAGATATTTTGTTATGCCATTTTTTTCCCACTCCCAACATTTCTGAAGTCCATTCAGAAAGTCACCGAAGACTCATTGCTTTCTTTCAGGTACTAGATGGACATTTTGTACACTATTTTGCCCCCAAAGACCTGCCTGTCGTGCCAAAGAATGTTGTATTTGTGATCGACACCAGCGCTTCCATGGTCGGAACCAAAATGAGACAGGTAATCGGATCGAAACAAATCAGTTCTCCACACTCCGATGAATAGCACGGTTTTCAGAGTTGCAGTGTTTTGCTCTATGAAGGAGTGAATGATGGTGTGATCCGTTTTTTCCCAGCTGGTTCTTGTGATCTCATAGCTGGACACGCACATGCATACACCCATCTCACAGCAGAATGACAGAGTTCAATAGTTCTCTTTTTAATATCTCTCATGCAGACCAAAGAAGCTCTGTTCACGATCCTACGCGAGCTGCGGCCCAATGATCACTTCAATTTTGTCACTTTTTCCAATCGAGTCCGTGTGTGGCAGCCGGGCAAACTTGTGCCCTTCACGCCCAACAATATACGTGACGCCAAGAAGTTCATCTACATGATCTCACCCACCGGAGGTAGAAAATCGTACACATTTAAACCGTCTAACTTGTTCTGAttgaaatcatttaaagcaacagttcatcaaaaaaaaaagttgttttaccagaaataaatatgaaatcacAAATCAGTCAAAAATTAGAAATGCTGGCGGCTAACTGGAAAAACATGCCTTTTGAATGTTAAGTactacaaattttaaaaaatgcattacaaaagaGATTAATAAGTAGTTATACAGCAAGTGGGAATTGCATTTTTCAACATATTTGTGAGCTGGGACATAAAAAGAAATAGCATCGACTTTGATAAGACTATATAGCATTTTATCGTATTTTTTGGAGCTTTACAAACGTCATTGCTATGAACtgattttaaatgacagaaagataattaaataatgactcTCAAACCTTCTCAGGCACTGACATCAATGGTGGCATTCAGACAGGCTCTGCCCTGCTCAGTGACTACCTCTCCAGCAAAAAAGAGTCCCATCACAACAGCGTGTCGCTCATAATCTTCTTGACCGATGGGCGGCCCACCGTCGGTGTGGTTCAGAGCCCGGTCATCATTGGCAACACGAAAACGGCAGTGCAGGAGAAGTTCTGCCTCTTCACCATCGGGATGGGTGATGACGTGGACTACAGGCTCTTGGAGAGGATGTCCCTGGAGAACTGTGGAACCATGAGGAGAATCCCGGAGGATGCAGATGCCAGCGTCATGCTCAAAGGGTGAGTCTATGAACAGCCAATGTGTAACttcaggcaaaaataaatattttgtcatcaCGTACTCAagccctcatgttgttctaaccTCAAGAGACTTCGttatttttgtggaacacaaaagcaggGGTTTAGAAGAATGTCCCTGTTGTTATTTTGAAAAGTttcaaaatggacaaaaatactTCGAAGTAAAAGTAAGGTAttgttatttaaagtgttttcagtGTATTGAAaatagggtgagtaaatttaagtgtttttttaattaattcaaaatttaatttagaataatttttgtgtggaaagaaaacaaaaataaggatTTTATTCGACGTTTCGGGACCGTAACTTCACACGTATCTTGGAGAGAATCCGCTGGATGCAGTGCTTCAGGTCATTGTTTTTATCGTATTTATATTAtcgtagcttcataacgttACGGAGGAACCACTGAgagcagatggagtattctgatgATGTGCTTCACACTTTTCTGGACTTTCACAGTGGTAactgtttggcagtcaatgagattttcattcaaaatatattaaattgtgatCCAAAGAAGGggcttggaacaacatgggggtaagcGACTTTTGGTGGTGGAATAACCCTTTAAAGGCAAGGTTAAAGGTCAAAAGTTACCTGTTGGAAGACAAATCTTTACTCAAGGCTTAACAATTGGGCCCCACTCTAAAAGTTCAACAAGTTTAAGCTAAAGAATACATGACTTATTAAATCTGAAGCAACACTCTTGCATCGTGACCTTGTTAtttcttttctcctctctttcctTCGCCTACGATCTCTATAGCTTCTACGATGAGATCGGCACTCCGCTGTTATCCGACATCCGGGTTGAGTACTCCGAGGACGCCGTGGAATACGTCACCCAGAACCTGTTCACGAACTACTTCAACGGCTCCGAGATCGTCGTGGCCGGAAAACTGACCAATCGCAGCTCGGACTCGCTGCACATTCAGGTTACCGCCAGCAACAGCGAGCGAAGCATCGTGTTGGAGAAAGACGTGTCGGTAACCGAGCGAGAGCAGGAAACCGAACGCCGGCTGGCCGAGGCGGAGGCGGGTCCGAACGGCGACGGTTACGTGGAAAGGCTGTGGGGATACATGAGCGTCAAAGACGGGCTGAAAGGACGACTGCGCAGCCAGACGAGCGCGGAGCGGGAAAATCACACGCAACGCGCTACAAATCTTTCGCTGACGTATAATTTCCTCACGCCGCTCACGCAAATGACAGTGGAGAAGCCGCAAACGTTGGCCGACGGAACTTTAGCACAGGCTCAGAAAGAGGCGGAGGCCACAGAGGCCCCGCCCGCTTCTGAGTCATCCAATCAGCTGTCGGAAGACGACAACAGCCTAACACCCCAGAGCCTGCAGAGAAATGAACCGCCCAAGCCGATTTCTGCGGTCTCCAAGGCAacaagtgtgtttatttaaactgGACGGaaagcaaaacatttgttttagatCAGATTGTCATTACACAACCGCTCTTGAAAATATTAAGGTGACTCAAACGATCCATGACTGTTTTCCATTTATCTCCAGGTGGCGTCAGCAAACCCGCCAAAAAGTCTGTCACCTTATCCAAAACATCCGGTAATTCtccattttttttagttttttctgcaTCTGCTTTGCGTTTCAGTGCGAATGTGAGCGAGCGTGGTTGAAAGTGGCAGGGGTGTCTGTTCGCATCGACTGGGCAGCTTGTAATTTGTTCTCTTCAGGTAAAAGGGCCTCATCAGAGAGCAGCTAATAGCTACTGACAGTTGCGCGCGGGCTCTAATTCACATGCCTGTCTTTTGAGGGtcgatggaaaaaaaaaaaaagacgagaTTTTAGCAAACCTCTGAACTATTACACTTCAGAGGAACTCGTTGCTTACTCTTTGTGCTATGGCTATGAACCAGGCCTCAATTCGGGCACGCTGATTCGTTTTATTAGCGGTTTCGAATTGCTTTGTTGGCATATAAGCATTCACCAAAACcctagaaagtaaaaaaagatattcataattaaacgttaaagaaaaagagaaataaaagaagTAGAAGATGCCACGAACGCTAACAAAACGAATTGTTGCGCGAATAAACAAAGCATGAATactttataccttttttttttttatacagataaaagaaaaagaacgaaaaaataaaacaaacagctgcGACAACAATATTGCCGAACTATCAACACAAAAGTGAACGAAAACGTAAAAGGTCACAGTAATGCTAACAAGCAAaaccaatcaaaataaaacaaaactaagcaAACAAGAAGATAGGCTTTTTGAGAGTAAACGTCTACAAACACCACATCGACCTCATGCTAAAACGTAAACGCTAGAacactgcatagcaacaccctggtaacCATTGATATTATGGAGCgagtatgttatttttttggggCATTTTGTGATATGCATATAACATCATAATACGTTGATTTAGTATTTGCGCACGAGGGGTTTGCTGTAGTTTGAAGTATTTGCAAAGAATGTTTTTGGGAATCTGTTGGATGCATGATTTGTAACCCCTTATAAAACGTTGCATAGAAGGAACCACGCACCAGACTTTGCTAAATGGGAGAATTCACAGGGGGTTGTTCGGATTGCGCATGACCGAAGAGCTTGCATAATTTGATTTACTTCAAGATACTTCAAAAATACGATGAATTCACACGATGTTATACAAATGACCCATTCAAGTCCAAATGGAATCAACTTTACGTTCCGTCTCATTGGCCATCTTCCTATCCGTCTCTAGCTGACGGCGACCCTCATTTCGTGGTGGAGGTTCCTCACAGTAAACTGACGATGTGTTTCAACATTAACGGGGAGCCGGGACACGTTCTCAGACTGGTGACTGACCATAAACACTCAGGTGAACATCTGAAGATACACTTATTTACGAACTATTACGTGTtcaattacagttttttctatTCATTGCGATTT from Puntigrus tetrazona isolate hp1 chromosome 4, ASM1883169v1, whole genome shotgun sequence carries:
- the itih5 gene encoding inter-alpha-trypsin inhibitor heavy chain H5, with amino-acid sequence MLLAVSVLFLCPVFRCQITEDADFAAPDTDPTAVEAPLRIPRQVKTLLTKETKPHIQELSVQTTIISSYAFTAVSCSMLNRHSAAAKGVFQFLVPTAAYVSNFTMIVGGRVFPSQVKAKEKKMQKEGGENNGKKNKSAPEQSKGEMEAFQMEVTIPGRNRAVFLLTYEELLQRRLGRYEHVTSVRPKQLVSRLSVGVTIVEHSRFTYLEVLPLRNGKTASSNGNGKAGPPVSTLIKQNETFCKISFTPSIVQQAKIANNGMLGEFVVRYDVEREIGIGDIQVLDGHFVHYFAPKDLPVVPKNVVFVIDTSASMVGTKMRQTKEALFTILRELRPNDHFNFVTFSNRVRVWQPGKLVPFTPNNIRDAKKFIYMISPTGGTDINGGIQTGSALLSDYLSSKKESHHNSVSLIIFLTDGRPTVGVVQSPVIIGNTKTAVQEKFCLFTIGMGDDVDYRLLERMSLENCGTMRRIPEDADASVMLKGFYDEIGTPLLSDIRVEYSEDAVEYVTQNLFTNYFNGSEIVVAGKLTNRSSDSLHIQVTASNSERSIVLEKDVSVTEREQETERRLAEAEAGPNGDGYVERLWGYMSVKDGLKGRLRSQTSAERENHTQRATNLSLTYNFLTPLTQMTVEKPQTLADGTLAQAQKEAEATEAPPASESSNQLSEDDNSLTPQSLQRNEPPKPISAVSKATSGVSKPAKKSVTLSKTSADGDPHFVVEVPHSKLTMCFNINGEPGHVLRLVTDHKHSGVTVNGALIGAPAPAGSHKEQRTYFSTITIVADKPHRSYIEVTPQKVILDDRDRMILPCSSSVSVETPNLAVVIIANANLTVTIRGTIQFVVLFHHYKNPAPYQRDHLGFYISNSKGLSKDTHGLLGQFLYEDIGLTQLSGNFSTAGENRTQETLGKNITLTSYPALKVKDRTVAVMKKSRRIYSGKQTVDCWFAKNNAAKLIDGQYSDYVASHLFDTGDWANGTNTH